In one window of Ostrinia nubilalis chromosome 21, ilOstNubi1.1, whole genome shotgun sequence DNA:
- the LOC135082003 gene encoding venom serine carboxypeptidase-like, with protein sequence MQGDLINFKSFIVICVLVSLISPLHAIIFPYVYPRLKLEAKTSGDAGDPLILTPYLKKGSIAEAQKLSRVSLTDRVGFPSHAGFFTVEEKYNSNLYFWYFPPISKNADAPVVLWLQGGPGGSSLFGLFTELGPLIAKKDGFALRKYHWALKNHLIFIDNPVGTGFSYTNDDKGYCSDEKCVAKGLYNAMQQFFTLFPDLRNNTFCITGESYAGKYIPALAMEIHNQNDNGDDELINLKCLAMGNAYCDPVHQIDYGNYLYQHGLIDNNQLEVFEKYQTDIAAEIQNENWEKADILMDKLMDGELTNFSYFKSYTGFTDYYNFLKTDNDDDMSIFTDLLQNDKLRHSIHVGGLPFNSGEEVQIHLAFDILKSVAPDISELLSHYRILFYNGQLDIIVAYPLTENFLRNLNFSSAEEYKKATRNVWKVGDDIAGYWKKAGNLTEVLVRNAGHMVPHDQPKWALNLITRFIQGKF encoded by the coding sequence atgcaAGGCGATCTCATTAATTTTAAGTCTTTTATAGTTATCTGTGTATTAGTAAGTTTAATTTCGCCTTTACACGCAATAATATTTCCGTACGTGTACCCGCGCTTGAAGTTGGAGGCAAAGACGTCGGGAGATGCGGGAGATCCCTTGATCCTGACTCCGTACCTCAAGAAAGGCTCCATAGCAGAGGCCCAGAAACTATCGCGCGTCTCTCTCACAGACAGAGTAGGATTTCCAAGTCACGCGGGGTTTTTCACCGTCGAAGAGAAGTACAATTCGAATCTCTACTTTTGGTATTTCCCGCCAATTTCTAAAAATGCCGATGCACCCGTAGTCCTCTGGTTACAAGGCGGACCTGGTGGTAGCTCTCTGTTTGGCTTGTTTACAGAGTTGGGACCTCTTATAGCGAAAAAAGACGGTTTCGCACTTAGAAAGTATCACTGGGCTTTGAAGAACCACTTGATATTCATCGACAATCCCGTTGGTACGGGATTCAGTTACACCAACGACGATAAAGGGTACTGTTCCGATGAAAAATGCGTCGCCAAGGGACTTTATAATGCCATGCAGCAATTTTTCACTCTATTTCCTGACTTAAGGAACAATACCTTCTGTATAACTGGGGAATCATATGCAGGGAAATATATTCCAGCGTTAGCAATGGAGATTCATAATCAAAATGACAATGGTGACGATGAATTGATCAACTTGAAGTGTCTTGCAATGGGCAACGCTTACTGTGATCCGGTTCACCAAATAGACTATGGAAATTACCTCTACCAACATGGATTGATTGATAATAATCAGCTGGAAGTATTTGAGAAGTATCAAACGGATATTGCCGCTGAAATCCAAAACGAAAACTGGGAAAAGGCAGACATACTGATGGACAAACTAATGGATGGAGAATTGACTAACTTCTCTTACTTCAAATCTTATACAGGGTTCACCGACTACTACAATTTCCTAAAAACAGACAATGATGACGACATGTCTATTTTCACAGATTTACTACAAAACGATAAGTTAAGACATAGTATCCATGTAGGGGGACTGCCCTTCAACTCGGGGGAAGAAGTACAAATACACTTGGCATTTGACATACTTAAATCGGTAGCACCAGACATATCCGAGTTACTTTCACACTACCGCATACTGTTTTACAATGGGCAGCTAGACATTATTGTTGCATATCCGTTAACAGAAAATTTCTTACGTAACCTAAACTTTTCTTCGGCTGAAGAGTACAAAAAAGCCACTAGAAATGTGTGGAAAGTAGGAGATGATATAGCTGGTTATTGGAAGAAAGCTGGCAATCTGACAGAAGTCTTGGTACGAAATGCCGGACACATGGTGCCCCATGATCAACCGAAATGGGCCCTCAACCTCATAACTCGCTTCATCCAAGGCAAATTTTGA
- the LOC135082531 gene encoding uncharacterized protein LOC135082531, with the protein MARHAALVLFVDDEDSEIEFAESVLTPSAESYYEECSIQYPGFCPYQNSSDDETMDFDYPTSKHSRVKKKSFKHVMFYIGIDGTDSADMLREHIGLDDAVPLLTAIDFPKQRMVTMNYGDEITTDSVQNFVDAYLSGNADFKPLKPYSEKC; encoded by the exons ATGGCTCGACACGCCGCGCTCGTGCTGTTCGTTG ACGACGAGGACTCCGAGATCGAATTCGCCGAGTCAGTGCTCACACCATCCGCCGAATCGTACTACGAGGAGTGCAGCATCCAGTACCCAGGCTTCTGCCCCTACCAGAACTCTTCCGACGACGAAACCATGGACTTCGACTACCCCACCTCCAAACATTCCCGCGTCAAAAAGAAATCTTTCAAGCACGTCATGTTCTACATTGGGATAGACGGGACAGACAGCGCTGACATGCTAAGAGAGCACATCGGTCTAGATGACGCTGTCCCGCTCTTAACTGCCATAGACTTCCCCAAGCAGAGGATGGTGACCATGAACTATGGAGACGAGATTACCACGGATTCTGTGCAGAACTTCGTCGATGCGTACCTTAGTGGTAACGCGGACTTCAAGCCTTTGAAGCCGTATAGTGAAAAATGTTAG
- the LOC135082001 gene encoding ATP-dependent RNA helicase WM6: protein MADNDELLDYDEDEEQAEQQTTEGAADAVPKKEVKGSYVSIHSSGFRDFLLKPEILRAIVDCGFEHPSEVQHECIPQAVLGMDILCQAKSGMGKTAVFVLATLQQLEPSENHVYVLVMCHTRELAFQISKEYERFSKYMSGVRVSVFFGGMPIQKDEEVLKTACPHIVVGTPGRILALVNSKKLNLKHLKHFILDECDKMLESLDMRRDVQEIFRNTPHGKQVMMFSATLSKEIRPVCKKFMQDPMEVYVDDEAKLTLHGLQQHYVKLKENEKNKKLFELLDVLEFNQVVIFVKSVQRCIALAQLLTDQNFPAIGIHRNMTQDERLSRYQQFKDFQKRILVATNLFGRGMDIERVNIVFNYDMPEDSDTYLHRVARAGRFGTKGLAITMVSDENDAKILNEVQDRFDVNITELPEEIELSTYIEGR from the coding sequence ATGGCCGATAACGACGAACTTCTCGACTACGACGAGGATGAAGAGCAGGCGGAACAGCAGACTACCGAAGGGGCGGCAGACGCGGTTCCCAAGAAAGAGGTTAAGGGTTCTTACGTATCAATCCACAGCTCTGGCTTCAGAGATTTTCTCTTGAAACCGGAGATTTTGAGAGCAATCGTCGACTGCGGTTTCGAGCATCCTTCAGAAGTCCAGCATGAGTGCATTCCACAAGCCGTATTGGGCATGGACATTCTATGTCAAGCGAAGTCCGGTATGGGGAAAACGGCCGTGTTTGTTTTAGCAACATTGCAGCAGCTGGAACCGTCTGAGAATCATGTTTACGTGCTAGTTATGTGCCACACTCGTGAGTTGGCCTTCCAGATCAGCAAAGAGTATGAAAGATTCTCAAAGTACATGTCTGGTGTACGTGTGTCCGTGTTCTTTGGCGGAATGCCCATCCAAAAGGATGAGGAAGTGCTGAAGACCGCCTGCCCGCACATCGTCGTGGGAACTCCCGGCAGAATCTTAGCTTTAGTCAACAGCAAGAAATTAAACCTGAAACATCTAAAACACTTCATCCTGGACGAGTGTGACAAAATGCTGGAATCTCTGGACATGAGGCGCGACGTGCAGGAGATATTTAGGAACACCCCACACGGAAAACAAGTTATGATGTTCTCCGCTACTTTGAGCAAGGAAATCCGACCAGTGTGCAAGAAATTCATGCAGGATCCTATGGAGGTGTACGTAGATGACGAGGCCAAGCTGACACTGCACGGACTGCAGCAGCATTACGTGAAGTTGAAGGAAAACGAGAAAAACAAAAAGCTTTTCGAGCTGTTGGATGTTTTGGAATTCAACCAAGTTGTGATATTTGTGAAGTCAGTGCAACGTTGTATAGCACTAGCTCAATTGCTGACAGATCAGAACTTCCCTGCTATTGGAATCCACAGAAACATGACTCAAGATGAGCGTCTTTCTCGTTATCAGCAATTCAAGGACTTCCAGAAGCGAATCCTTGTTGCCACCAACCTGTTTGGACGAGGAATGGATATTGAGCGAGTGAACATAGTATTCAACTATGACATGCCTGAAGACTCAGACACCTACTTACACCGAGTGGCTCGCGCCGGGCGTTTTGGTACCAAGGGTTTGGCCATAACCATGGTATCTGATGAAAATGATGCCAAGATCCTGAATGAAGTGCAAGACCGTTTCGATGTGAACATAACGGAGTTGCCTGAAGAGATAGAGCTGTCTACTTACATTGAGGGCCGATAA
- the LOC135082000 gene encoding venom serine carboxypeptidase, translating to MARALCFLLALQALNVQGFFHRYPKIELGERDGGDAGKPLFLTPYVESGNIADGRRLARVPFTESLRIKSYAGYFTVDKKYNSNQFFWYFPAMTSNNQPAPVVVWLQGGPGATSLYGLFTENGPLRVRNGKFERRKYNWALSHHVIYIDNPVGTGFSFTNDSKGYCIDEAQVGEQLYSTLIQFFQLFPELQQNKFFVTGESYGGKYVPALAYTIHKKNPTASLEINLKGIAIGNGLSDPEHQLLYGKYLYQIGLIDWNQAKVFEEYENKTRDFIQKGQWNDAFDTFDTLLNGDLIDGKSIFYNMTGFNFYFNYLHTKDYTNYEDFGPMLQKSSVRKAIHVGDLPFNNGSIVEQHLKQDVMKSVAPWISELLDHYYVVIYNGQLDIIVAYPLTINYLRNLNFTGSEDYKTAKRYIWKVDDEVAGYVKQAGKLVEIMVRNAGHMVPGDQPKWALDLITRFTHEKTFGDHDVYNKHYRKKNGIYEKKMFV from the coding sequence ATGGCCCGCGCGCTCTGTTTTTTGCTTGCTCTTCAAGCACTCAACGTTCAAGGCTTCTTCCACCGGTATCCTAAGATCGAGCTTGGCGAACGCGACGGTGGTGATGCTGGGAAACCTCTATTCCTCACGCCATACGTCGAGAGCGGCAACATCGCTGATGGCAGGCGGCTAGCACGTGTGCCGTTCACAGAGAGTTTGAGGATCAAAAGTTACGCCGGCTACTTCACTGTTGACAAGAAATACAACTCCAACCAGTTCTTCTGGTACTTCCCAGCGATGACCTCGAATAATCAGCCGGCTCCGGTGGTGGTGTGGCTGCAGGGCGGGCCGGGCGCTACGTCTTTGTACGGACTCTTCACTGAGAATGGGCCTCTAAGGGTGCGCAACGGTAAATTTGAACGCAGGAAGTACAACTGGGCTCTGAGCCATCACGTCATCTACATCGACAACCCCGTTGGAACAGGATTCAGTTTCACAAACGACAGCAAAGGTTACTGTATTGATGAGGCCCAGGTGGGGGAACAGCTGTATTCAACTCTCATACAATTCTTCCAACTATTTCCTGAACTGCAACAGAATAAGTTCTTTGTCACAGGCGAGTCATACGGTGGAAAGTATGTTCCTGCTCTGGCTTACACCATACATAAGAAGAACCCTACTGCTTCATTGGAAATCAACCTGAAAGGAATTGCAATAGGCAATGGATTGAGTGACCCTGAGCATCAACTGTTGTATGGCAAATATTTGTACCAAATAGGCCTCATTGATTGGAACCAAGCCAAGGTGTTTGAAgagtatgaaaataaaacaagagATTTCATTCAGAAAGGTCAATGGAATGATGCTTTTGATACATTTGACACCCTCTTGAATGGTGACTTAATAGATGGGAAGAGCATTTTCTACAATATGACTGGTTTTAACTTCTATTTCAACTACTTGCACACCAAGGACTACACTAACTATGAAGACTTTGGTCCCATGCTACAAAAGAGTTCTGTAAGGAAAGCCATTCATGTTGGCGATTTGCCTTTCAATAATGGTTCCATAGTAGAGCAGCATTTGAAGCAGGATGTGATGAAATCTGTAGCACCATGGATATCAGAGCTCCTCGACCATTACTATGTTGTGATATACAATGGGCAGCTGGACATCATTGTGGCTTATCCTTTGACTATAAATTACTTGAGGAATCTGAATTTCACTGGATCTGAAGACTACAAGACTGCTAAAAGGTACATTTGGAAAGTGGATGACGAGGTTGCTGGATATGTGAAGCAAGCTGGGAAGCTGGTTGAGATCATGGTGAGGAATGCAGGCCACATGGTGCCAGGAGACCAACCAAAGTGGGCATTGGATCTTATCACAAGGTTCACCCATGAAAAAACCTTTGGTGACCATGATGTTTATAATAAACATTACAGAAAAAAGAATGGCATTtatgaaaagaaaatgtttGTTTGA